The window ATCATAAAATTATAGCTGGTGAGCACCACCTCATAAAACTTGCTTTCAACAGCCCAGCGCAATACCTTTGCCATATTGCTGTGGGTTGAAAGCCCGACAAAACGTGCTTTCCCTTCTTTTTTGGCTTTGGCCAGCGCATTCAGATAATTCTCATTGAACATATAATCCCGGTTATCAACCGCATGCAGATAGAGCATGTCCACATAATCCAGTTTCAGCCTTTTCAGGCTTGTATTGAGCATGCTCAGAAATTCCTCGGTTGATATGGGTTCACGGGGATGGATTTTGGTAGTAATCACAAAAGAATCACGGGGCCTTCCTGTTAAAAGAATACCCAGCATTTCTTCATTTCTGCCCTGCTGATAACCGTTTGCCGTATCAAGATGGATAATTCCTCCATCCAGTGCCGAACGCACAAGGTTCGGATTATCTACCCGCATAACGCCAAGACTGACAACAGGCAACTGAATGCCGGTCTTCCCGAGCGTTCTGTAAATAATATCCTTTTTGCGGTTTTCGGCCGGAATACTATCAGCATGTGCGGCACGTGATGCCAGAGGCACCATACTCCCTGCCAGCCCGGCAGCGGAATATTGCAGAAATTTTCGACGGTTGAGCATACGATTCCTTTTTTTATGCCTATAAAAATACAGAATGATTTTGTAACATGCCATACAAAACCCGACAAAGCCCCTGACCTTCAAACCGAAATTAACTTTATCTTCCTGAAACGTTCAAAAAAGTATCTGAAGAAAAGTAACTCCCGGAATTTTGAAGAAAGCTATAAATGTGTACATTTGTTTTCCTGACGGATTTCTACCAAAATGTTGCTTTCTTAAAAATCAGAATTATGAAAACTTCCTGGCTTTTTCTGCTTCCGGTTTTGATTTTATCAATGTGTACCGCCCCTTCACTGAACGAAAAAAAAGAAGCTCCACAGCATTTTTCCCTGGCTGTCAATGTTTCTGACGAAGGTTTCGACCCGGTGCGCCTGGCACGGATCGATTCGTTGTGTGAACATGCCATACAGAATAACATTCTTCCCAATGTTGTTACGTTTGTGGCACGTCATGGCAAAATTGTTCATTATAAAGCGTTTGGCTTCCGGAACAGGGAAAAGAATATTCCGGTACAGAAGGATGATATCTTCCGGCTCGCTTCCATGAGCAAAGCCATCGTTACCGTGGCCCTGATGTCATTGTATGAAGAAGGAAAGTTCCTTCTCGATGATCCCCTGGCCAAATACATCCCGGCCTTCAGCAACATGAAGGTAATGGAGAATTTCAATCCGCAAAAGGGAACTTTTACCACGCGCCCGGCCAAAGGGCCGATAACGATCCGGCATCTGCTAATGCATACATCCGGAATTCATTATGGTAATCTTTCAGGAAATGACCTTTATGAGAAGGCCGGAATTCCAGTGTTGCATTCCAAAGACAGTTTGACCATTGCCCAGGTGGTTGACAGGCTTGCAGCCCAGCCGCTTGCTCATGACCCGGGGGCCGGATGGACATATGGCCTGAATACCGATGTAATTGGCCGGCTGGTGGAGATATTTTCAGGGAAACCGCTGGACGTTGCATTAAAAGAAAGAATCTTTGATCCGCTCGGGATGAAAGACACCTGGTTTTACCTGCCGGAAAAAGATTATTCGCGGTTTGTTACGCTCTATGGAAAAGAACATGCCGACAGTGCTCTGAAATTGTCAGAAAATGATTTATTCCAGACCTATGCTGTTTCCGGGGCAAAAACCTATTTTTCAGGAGGAGCCGGCCTGGTGGGACCCATTGAGGATTATGCCCGCTTCTGCCAGATGCTCCTGAACAGGGGTACATTTAACGGAAAACGGATTCTGAGCCGCAAAACCATTGATATAATGACCATGAACCAGATTGGCGATTTCGGAGTGTGGGGCGGGGAAAACAAATTCGGACTAGGATTTGAAATTATGACCGAAAATTTCAATCGTCACCTTTTGGGAAGCGTGGGTTCGTTCAAATGGGGCGGTATGTATTATACCGATTACCTGATTGATCCGAAGGAGGATCTGATTTTCCTGTTTTACACAAATGTATTTCCGTATGCGGGACCTGACCTGCATCAATATTTCAGAGTTCTGGTTTATCAGGCCCTTGCCGATTAAAGAGATATCGCATATCCAGGCTTTGTTTTTCGGCTTTTCGCTGTTCGCCGTTCGCTGTTCGCTCAGGGTTATACGCTTTCCGCTATTGTTTATCCTACACTTAAAAATCTCAAATCACAACTCATAAATCACAAATACCAAACCACAAACCCTGCGTGCAAAGCCCAAATCGAAATCAACAATCGATGAACGAAAGAATTGTGATTCTAGATTTCTGATTTCTGATCTTTTTGATCCTGAACGAAAACAAATAAAATCTCAAATCAGAAATCACAACTCACAA of the Bacteroidales bacterium genome contains:
- a CDS encoding beta-lactamase family protein, producing the protein MKTSWLFLLPVLILSMCTAPSLNEKKEAPQHFSLAVNVSDEGFDPVRLARIDSLCEHAIQNNILPNVVTFVARHGKIVHYKAFGFRNREKNIPVQKDDIFRLASMSKAIVTVALMSLYEEGKFLLDDPLAKYIPAFSNMKVMENFNPQKGTFTTRPAKGPITIRHLLMHTSGIHYGNLSGNDLYEKAGIPVLHSKDSLTIAQVVDRLAAQPLAHDPGAGWTYGLNTDVIGRLVEIFSGKPLDVALKERIFDPLGMKDTWFYLPEKDYSRFVTLYGKEHADSALKLSENDLFQTYAVSGAKTYFSGGAGLVGPIEDYARFCQMLLNRGTFNGKRILSRKTIDIMTMNQIGDFGVWGGENKFGLGFEIMTENFNRHLLGSVGSFKWGGMYYTDYLIDPKEDLIFLFYTNVFPYAGPDLHQYFRVLVYQALAD
- a CDS encoding oxidoreductase, producing MLNRRKFLQYSAAGLAGSMVPLASRAAHADSIPAENRKKDIIYRTLGKTGIQLPVVSLGVMRVDNPNLVRSALDGGIIHLDTANGYQQGRNEEMLGILLTGRPRDSFVITTKIHPREPISTEEFLSMLNTSLKRLKLDYVDMLYLHAVDNRDYMFNENYLNALAKAKKEGKARFVGLSTHSNMAKVLRWAVESKFYEVVLTSYNFMMHNDSDMHAALEEAGRAGLGIIAMKTMAGGGYWDREKTQKINTRAALKWALQNPNIHTAIPGCTTFDQLEENLSVMSDITLTEDELRDLRLTEPMHREEGKETSSLFCFGCRTCEKQCVKHLPLPELMRAYMYTYGYRDMALAREVIDNSSHLKGACAECSACTVSCPHGLPVAQRVRDVERLADVPREFLV